The Fimbriimonadaceae bacterium nucleotide sequence GGCCAAGGTGTCCCCTCCCCCCGACCCCCTCCCCAAGCTTGGGGAGGGGGAGAGGCCTGCCATCAGGTTGGCCGCGACCACGGCGTGGAGCCGGTTGACATAGCCGTGGTGGTCCGGGCCTAGCACGGTGATGAGCTTGTCCGCGTCGGAGGGACGGTTGAACTTGTCCTTGTGATAGGCGACGTCGCTGGCGATATAGGTCAAGCGGCCGTCGGCCCTCCGCAGCACGCGGTCCATGTCGTCCCCAAAGAGGGTCGATCGCAACCACAGCGTCTCCCTGAGCCCCTCCATTTCGGCCTGGACAGGATCGTGCCCCGCAGGGCTCAGGGGCGGAGCCTCGCCTTCGTCGTCGAGCACCGCCGTCGTCTGGACCTCGAACTCGACCTCCTCGACTTTGCCCCCCTTGCCAAGCTTCAGCTTCGTGCGGACGGGACGCTCGTCGGCGACCCCCGAGGCTTCCAACCCCGCCACACACCGCGCCACCTCGCCGCTCTCGTGCAGCGACTGCTCGCTGAACCAGGTGTCGAACTCAACGCCGAAGGTGGTCAGGTCGGCGTGCTGGCGCTTGAGCATCATATCTTGGGAGATGGTCTGCCAGGCCCCGTCGGGAACCGGTACATCTTTCAGCCGGTCCGCGACTTCTTGGACATAGTCGCCGCGATACCCTTTCTGGGGAAACGGCGTGCCCGTCGCCAATGACCGCACCGACTCGGCGAAGAGCCGCATCTGCTCGCTGTTCACGCCGTCGTTGATGTAGTACTCCCGGTGCACCTCGTTCCCGCTCGCCTGCAACACGTTGCAGAGGGCCGATCCATAGGCCGCCCCGCGTCCCGAGCCGATCGTGATCGGGCCGTTGGGGTTGACCGAGACGAACTCGACGTTGATCCTCTGGCGGGTGGCGGCCGGGCGGGCGAAGTGGGAGGGGTCGGCCAAGACCTGGCGGTCCTGCGAGGCGAGCACGGACTGAATCTGGCCCGCGAAGACCAGGTCGGCCAAGAAAAGGTTCACGAACCCAGGCCCCGCGACCTCGACCTTCGCGAACTCCGGGAGCTCGGCCAGGGCCTCGACGAGGAGGGCGGCCAGCTCTCGAGGGTTGGCAGGGGCGGCCGTCCCTGCCGCGTTCTCCTTCACCTGCTTCACCGCGACCATCGCCCAGTTCGTGGCAAAGTCGCCGTGGGCCGGGTCCTTTGTGTCCTGGACCTCAGGGTCCGGATAGTCCTCCGAAGGAAGCTTGCCCCCGGAAACCAGGCGGTCCAAGGCGGTGCGGAGCAGACGGGCGACTAGAGAACGAAGCACGAGAACCCCACGGATACCTGAAACTTGGGCCCAGTCCTGAACGAACCGCCTACCGGCGTACGTCTTTCAGGTCACGCCCGCTAACAATGTCCTGGGATGATGGGCTAGAATCGTTCCACGGTCGATGGGATCGGTGCCCAAATTGGTGCGCCTCCGTCCTCGGCCCGAGGAGCGGCTAGGCCGCAGGCGAAACAAGGATCCATGGCACTACCTCGTCTACCGATGGCTGAGTTCCTCGTGCAGCGTGGCTACGTCACGCCCGAGCAAATGGAGGAGGCCAAACAGGTCTCAAAGCAGACGAACAACCCGGACCTCGGCCGGGTCGTGATCAACCTCGGCTTCGCCGGTGAGCGCGAAGTGCTGCACGCCCAGGCGCAGGAGGCCGGCCACCCGTTCGTCGACCTGGACCGGGTGCAGGTCGACAAGGCCGCGATCGCCGCTGTGCCCGAGCGCATCGCCAAGATGCACAACGTCATCCCGGTCAAGAAGGAGGGCACCGTCCTCTGGATCGCGATGTCGAACCCGAACAACCTGCAGGCCCTTGACGACGTGCGCCTCGCCAGCGGGCTCCTCGTCCGCCCGGCCGTGGCCGTCAACGGCGCCATCGAGGACGCGGTCCGCAAGTATTACCAGGGCGCGACGGAAGGATCCGCTCCCGCTCCCGCCGAAGCGCCCAGCCCCGCCCCTACCGCCGGTGGCACCGGCAGCAAGATGACGAGCGACCTTCGCGCGGTGATGGCCCAGGCCCAGGCGACCCGCGACGTCGCCGACCGCGACCTCAAGGGCGGCGGAAAGGAAGAGTCCGACGAGGAGATGGCCGAGCAGGCGCCGATCATCCGCCTCGCCAACGCCGTCATCCAGCAGGCCATCAACGACCGCGCTTCGGACATCCACGTGGAGCCGGGCGAGCGGGCCGTCCGCGTGCGCTACCGCATCGACGGCGTCCTCATGGAAGCCATGACGGTGCCGAAGAACCTCCAGGCCCCGCTCATCTCGCGCTTCAAGATCATGTCCGAGATGAACATCGCCGAGCGCCGCATCCCCCAGGACGGCCGCATCGAGGTGCGCAGCACGGGCAAAGACTACGACCTGCGCGTGAGCAGCATCCCCACCCCGTTCGGGGAAAAGATCGTCATGCGCATCCTTGACAAGGGCAACGCGATGGTCGGACTCGGCCGGCTCGGCTTCACCGCCGAGAACCAGGCGAAGATCGAAGAGCTCGTCAGCCAGCCGAACGGCATGTTCCTCTGCACGGGCCCGACGGGTTCGGGCAAGACGACGACCCAGTACTCCGTCTTGCACAAGCTGAACACGACCGAGGTCAACTGCATCACGGTCGAAGACCCCGTCGAATACCAGCTCGGCGGCATCGCACAGGTCCAGGTCAACCGAAAGGCCGGCCTGACCTTCGCCACCGCCCTCCGCGCCTTCCTCCGCCAAGACCCGGACATCATCATGGTCGGCGAGATGCGCGACTTGGAAACGGCCGAGATCGCGATCGAAGCGTCCCTCACGGGACACTTGGTGCTCTCCACGCTCCACACGAACGACGCCCCCTCCGCCACGATCCGTATGATCGACATGGGCGTCGAGCCGTACCTCATCTCCGCCACCGTCATCGGCGTCCTCGCCCAGCGTCTCGGCCGACAGGTCGATAAGGACAACAAGGAGCCCTACACCGTCAAGGAGATCGACTTGAGGCGCTTCGGCTTCACCGTCACCGACCCTGACGCGGAGGTCACGCTCTACCGCGGTATCCCCGCCGAAAGCAACCGCATGACCGGCTACCGAGGCCGGACCGGCTTCCACGAGCTGATGGTCATGAACGAAGAGATCGCCGAGATGGTCGTGCGCCGCGCCCCCCTCGGCGACCTAAAGGCGGCCGCCAAAGCGGGCGGCATGAAGGAGCTTCGCGAAGACGGCCTTGAGAAGGTCTTGATGGGCGTGACGACGCCCGAAGAAGTCATGCGCGTGGTCTTCACCGCCGGCTTCTAGGCTCGCCGCTTGAGGGTCGTCGTTCTACCGAAAAATCGGTAAGACCAAACGAAACACTTCGGGGCAGGCGTCTAAAACGGTGTCATGAAGACAACTTTGACCCGAAGCCTTTTCGCCCTCTCGCTTTTTGCGGGGGGGGGGGGCAGCTTTCGCCCAAGACCCGAGCGCAATCCTCTCAAATGGCATTTTCGAGGTGGTGGGATCTAACCCCACTGGCACCGTGACCCCGCAGGGCATGAGCGAGACTGGCTCGGGGGCCATCTTCAACGTCTTGTCCGGCGGCGTGAGCCGGAGCTACATCTTCGACGGCACGACGCTTGGCGACCCCCTCCCCATCCCGCCCGACTCCTCCGCGACCGTCGCCATGCGCGGCGCGACCGGAGACTCGGCGGTAGGCTGGTTCCGGAGGAACGGCCAAACCTTCGACCGACCGATCTACTGGCCAAACAGGACGACCTACGTTGATCAGGACCTCTTGCCCGAAGGCGCGACCGAGGGAAAGATCCATGGGATCAGCCAGGAGAACGGCTTGCTGGTCGAGCGGCAGATGGTGGGGGAATACAGAAATGCATTTGGTCAGACTCTTCCATTTCGATCCCTCCACGGTATCGCCTTTACTTTGCCTTTTGATACAACCCACAACCAAGGCCGGGCGCTGGCGACCAGCTTCGACAACGCCTACATCGCGGGCCAGGCGCGGCACACGACCCTGGGCATCTGGGTGCCGGTCTACTGGA carries:
- a CDS encoding arginine--tRNA ligase, whose amino-acid sequence is MLRSLVARLLRTALDRLVSGGKLPSEDYPDPEVQDTKDPAHGDFATNWAMVAVKQVKENAAGTAAPANPRELAALLVEALAELPEFAKVEVAGPGFVNLFLADLVFAGQIQSVLASQDRQVLADPSHFARPAATRQRINVEFVSVNPNGPITIGSGRGAAYGSALCNVLQASGNEVHREYYINDGVNSEQMRLFAESVRSLATGTPFPQKGYRGDYVQEVADRLKDVPVPDGAWQTISQDMMLKRQHADLTTFGVEFDTWFSEQSLHESGEVARCVAGLEASGVADERPVRTKLKLGKGGKVEEVEFEVQTTAVLDDEGEAPPLSPAGHDPVQAEMEGLRETLWLRSTLFGDDMDRVLRRADGRLTYIASDVAYHKDKFNRPSDADKLITVLGPDHHGYVNRLHAVVAANLMAGLSPSPSLGRGSGGGDTLAEQGLADWEAQLYGTAARRDQCRAARSLSDERLEVVIFQLVRFLKEGKPAPMRKRDGNIYALIDLVKEIGQKVRPDAPEAEQLEAGKDVARFFYLMRHHDTTFDFDLDLAEKQSDENPVFYVQYAHARITGVIDKAAEAGIAPPPAASPPSGQGPQPTDIEGAPELHPKERALLLKAFDLPYEIERSAEDYAVNRLATYAIELARAYHGFYDTCRVINADDLQTTQRRLAYCVAARTALRAALELLGVSAPSRM
- the tadA gene encoding Flp pilus assembly complex ATPase component TadA, producing the protein MALPRLPMAEFLVQRGYVTPEQMEEAKQVSKQTNNPDLGRVVINLGFAGEREVLHAQAQEAGHPFVDLDRVQVDKAAIAAVPERIAKMHNVIPVKKEGTVLWIAMSNPNNLQALDDVRLASGLLVRPAVAVNGAIEDAVRKYYQGATEGSAPAPAEAPSPAPTAGGTGSKMTSDLRAVMAQAQATRDVADRDLKGGGKEESDEEMAEQAPIIRLANAVIQQAINDRASDIHVEPGERAVRVRYRIDGVLMEAMTVPKNLQAPLISRFKIMSEMNIAERRIPQDGRIEVRSTGKDYDLRVSSIPTPFGEKIVMRILDKGNAMVGLGRLGFTAENQAKIEELVSQPNGMFLCTGPTGSGKTTTQYSVLHKLNTTEVNCITVEDPVEYQLGGIAQVQVNRKAGLTFATALRAFLRQDPDIIMVGEMRDLETAEIAIEASLTGHLVLSTLHTNDAPSATIRMIDMGVEPYLISATVIGVLAQRLGRQVDKDNKEPYTVKEIDLRRFGFTVTDPDAEVTLYRGIPAESNRMTGYRGRTGFHELMVMNEEIAEMVVRRAPLGDLKAAAKAGGMKELREDGLEKVLMGVTTPEEVMRVVFTAGF